One genomic region from Bradyrhizobium icense encodes:
- a CDS encoding TPM domain-containing protein, whose amino-acid sequence MSIRRIGRHLLEHRWRLRRIFPPASLARIEQAIKVGEATHSGQVRFVVEGALDGAPLFRNQPARERALDVFSQLRVWDTAHNNGVLIYLLLADHDVEIVADRGINAKVGAAGWEEICKQMETDFRAGDFEPGVIKGVEAVSRQLATHFPKAGGGANELPDAPVVM is encoded by the coding sequence ATGAGCATCAGGCGCATCGGCAGGCATCTCCTCGAACACCGCTGGCGGCTGCGGCGCATCTTTCCGCCGGCGTCGTTGGCGCGGATCGAACAGGCGATCAAGGTGGGCGAGGCCACTCATTCCGGACAGGTTCGTTTCGTCGTCGAAGGCGCGCTCGACGGCGCACCGCTGTTCCGCAACCAGCCGGCGCGCGAGCGAGCGCTGGATGTGTTTTCTCAGCTCCGCGTCTGGGACACCGCGCACAACAACGGCGTTCTGATCTATCTCCTGCTCGCCGATCACGACGTCGAGATCGTCGCCGACCGCGGTATCAACGCCAAGGTCGGCGCGGCCGGCTGGGAAGAGATCTGCAAGCAGATGGAAACGGATTTCAGGGCAGGCGATTTCGAACCCGGCGTGATCAAGGGCGTTGAGGCCGTATCGCGCCAGTTGGCGACGCATTTTCCGAAGGCTGGCGGCGGGGCAAATGAGCTGCCGGACGCGCCGGTCGTGATGTAA
- a CDS encoding LemA family protein, giving the protein MRRLWTVLAALATLSLTNCGYNAIQTNDEQVKSGWSEVVNQYQRRADLVPNLVNSVKGFAQQEKDVLLGVTNARAKVGSIQATPEVLNDPAAFQKFQAAQGELTSALSRLLVVTENYPQLKSDALFRDLMAQLEGTENRITVARNRYIKAVQDYNVGIRTFPNNLTAMAFGYKEKPNFAVENEKAISTAPKVDFNPTPAPAK; this is encoded by the coding sequence ATGCGCAGACTATGGACCGTGCTGGCGGCGCTGGCGACACTGAGTCTGACCAATTGCGGCTATAACGCGATCCAGACCAATGACGAGCAGGTCAAGTCGGGTTGGTCGGAAGTGGTCAACCAATACCAGCGCCGCGCCGATCTGGTGCCCAACCTCGTCAACTCGGTGAAGGGCTTTGCGCAACAGGAAAAGGACGTGCTGCTCGGCGTCACCAATGCCCGCGCCAAGGTCGGCAGCATACAGGCGACGCCCGAGGTGCTGAACGATCCCGCCGCGTTCCAGAAATTCCAGGCCGCGCAGGGCGAACTCACGAGCGCGCTTTCGCGGCTATTGGTCGTCACCGAAAACTATCCGCAGCTCAAATCGGACGCGCTGTTTCGCGATCTGATGGCACAGCTCGAAGGTACCGAAAACCGCATCACGGTGGCGCGCAACCGCTACATCAAGGCGGTACAGGACTATAACGTCGGCATCCGTACCTTCCCGAACAATCTGACGGCGATGGCGTTCGGCTACAAGGAGAAGCCGAATTTTGCGGTCGAGAACGAGAAGGCGATCTCGACGGCGCCGAAGGTGGATTTCAACCCGACGCCGGCGCCCGCCAAGTAG
- a CDS encoding acyl-CoA dehydrogenase family protein, with protein sequence MDLTLSDEQRLLRESADRFVNETYTADHRRKIANDPLGFSAEIWKQFADLGWLALPIPEAHGGLGGGAIEIGILMEAFGRGLVTEPYLSTVVIGASLISECGTETQKQALLPKIADSSLILAFAHSERQARYDLAKIATTAKKTPDGWRIDGQKTAVLDGNAAGQIVVSARIDGGKIGLFMVPRGAPGLASRDFPRLGGGRACNLELSDVQLPADALLGDGSDALPAIEAAVDRAMAALGAEAVGIMQTLLDQTLEYTKIRKQFGRPLSANQVIRHRLADMAMQCDEARSMALRAALMADAEPVARSRAASGAKAKIGKCARFVAEQSVQLHGAMGVTEELDIGSYFKRLLAFDTLFGGSAHHYRRHAALGGRDVHV encoded by the coding sequence ATGGACCTCACTTTGAGCGACGAGCAGCGGCTGCTGCGCGAGAGTGCCGACCGCTTCGTCAACGAGACTTACACCGCCGATCACCGCCGAAAGATCGCCAACGATCCGCTCGGCTTCAGCGCCGAAATCTGGAAGCAGTTCGCCGATCTCGGCTGGCTGGCGCTACCGATACCCGAAGCCCATGGCGGGCTCGGCGGCGGCGCCATCGAGATCGGTATCCTGATGGAAGCGTTCGGCCGCGGCCTCGTTACCGAACCTTATCTCTCCACCGTCGTCATCGGCGCTTCGCTGATTTCGGAGTGCGGCACGGAAACACAGAAGCAGGCGTTATTGCCAAAAATTGCTGATAGTTCACTGATTCTGGCATTCGCGCATTCCGAACGACAGGCGCGCTACGATCTTGCCAAGATAGCTACCACGGCGAAGAAAACACCTGACGGCTGGCGCATCGATGGACAGAAGACCGCCGTGCTCGACGGCAATGCCGCCGGGCAGATCGTCGTCTCGGCGCGCATCGATGGCGGCAAGATTGGTCTTTTCATGGTGCCGCGCGGCGCACCTGGCTTGGCCTCACGCGACTTCCCCCGCCTCGGCGGCGGCCGCGCCTGCAACCTCGAACTCAGCGATGTGCAGCTTCCCGCCGATGCCCTGCTCGGCGACGGCAGCGATGCGCTGCCCGCAATCGAAGCGGCGGTCGATCGCGCGATGGCCGCGCTTGGCGCTGAGGCCGTCGGCATCATGCAAACGCTGCTCGACCAGACGCTGGAATACACCAAGATACGAAAGCAGTTCGGCCGGCCGCTGTCCGCCAATCAGGTGATCCGCCATCGCCTGGCCGACATGGCCATGCAGTGCGACGAGGCGCGCTCGATGGCACTGCGCGCGGCACTGATGGCCGACGCCGAGCCGGTGGCGCGCAGCCGTGCCGCCTCGGGGGCGAAAGCCAAGATCGGCAAATGCGCACGCTTCGTCGCCGAACAGTCGGTGCAGCTTCACGGCGCGATGGGCGTTACCGAGGAGCTCGACATCGGCTCCTACTTCAAGCGGCTGCTTGCCTTCGACACGCTGTTCGGCGGCAGCGCCCATCATTATCGCCGTCACGCCGCCCTCGGCGGCCGTGACGTCCACGTCTGA
- a CDS encoding enoyl-CoA hydratase: MTTFETIVVERPEPRIARIVMNRPEARNAQNLQMTYDLNAAFDLAVQDDAIKVIILAGNGPHFSSGHDLRPGTKNSAGVDFPPVGNWGGFAEPNAHGRFAREQEIYLQITRRWRNLAKPTIAEVHGKCIAGGLMLAWACDLIVASSEAEFCDPVVTMGVCGVEWFVHPWELGPRKAKELLFTADVWSAEEAHRLGMVNHVVPRDELSSFVMKLAERIAAKPSFALKLTKEAVNRSVDVMGQPAAIEQAFALHQLCHAHNLQEFGMVVDPAGLHPSVRKSAQVK; this comes from the coding sequence ATGACCACGTTCGAGACCATCGTCGTGGAGCGGCCGGAGCCGCGCATCGCGCGGATCGTCATGAACCGGCCCGAGGCGCGCAACGCGCAGAACCTGCAGATGACCTACGACCTCAACGCCGCCTTCGACCTGGCGGTGCAGGACGACGCGATCAAGGTCATCATCCTCGCGGGCAATGGGCCGCATTTTTCGTCCGGGCATGATCTGCGGCCCGGGACCAAGAACAGTGCCGGCGTAGATTTTCCGCCGGTCGGAAATTGGGGCGGGTTCGCCGAACCCAACGCCCACGGCCGCTTTGCGCGTGAGCAGGAAATCTATCTGCAGATCACGCGGCGCTGGCGCAACCTCGCAAAACCGACGATTGCCGAAGTGCACGGCAAATGCATCGCCGGCGGGTTGATGCTGGCGTGGGCCTGCGATCTCATCGTCGCAAGCAGTGAAGCCGAGTTCTGCGATCCCGTGGTCACCATGGGCGTCTGCGGTGTCGAGTGGTTCGTGCATCCCTGGGAGCTCGGCCCGCGAAAGGCCAAGGAATTGCTGTTCACGGCCGACGTCTGGAGCGCGGAGGAAGCGCACCGGCTCGGCATGGTCAATCACGTGGTGCCGCGGGACGAGCTCTCTTCCTTCGTGATGAAGCTTGCTGAAAGGATCGCAGCAAAACCTTCCTTCGCGCTGAAACTGACCAAGGAAGCGGTCAATCGCTCGGTCGATGTGATGGGGCAGCCCGCAGCCATCGAACAGGCATTCGCGCTGCATCAGCTCTGCCACGCGCATAATTTGCAGGAATTCGGAATGGTGGTTGACCCTGCGGGTCTCCATCCTTCGGTTCGAAAATCGGCGCAAGTGAAATAG
- a CDS encoding MBL fold metallo-hydrolase, whose translation MSERRPSPFKTLLDSDVCTLIQAAEDVYQVRFKNRAANAYLVRGSSRTILIDVGLSSNYPHLLTCLDHLGCPPEKIDMVVLSHEHLDHIGAAHHFHGRAFIAAHRLAANKIMLRDDFSMLRKMFNEPNVPINIDLWLEEGNLIDLGNFRLNVMHTPGHTSACITLFDQDKGLLFASDTLMPGGVMGGVFGSGSIADYIQSLERLKGLNSKILLSGHGRLSDTPQEDVRIAIQRSHGLLSDTAQLFDALDARANFEPIMQSVRDLNKLDDN comes from the coding sequence ATGAGCGAGCGCAGACCAAGCCCCTTCAAGACGCTGCTCGACAGCGATGTCTGTACGCTGATTCAGGCCGCCGAGGATGTTTATCAGGTACGATTCAAGAACCGCGCGGCGAACGCCTATCTGGTGCGTGGCAGCTCGCGCACCATCCTGATCGATGTCGGGCTGTCCTCGAACTATCCGCACCTGCTGACGTGCCTCGACCACCTCGGCTGTCCGCCGGAGAAGATCGACATGGTCGTGCTGAGCCACGAGCACCTCGACCACATCGGCGCGGCCCATCATTTCCACGGCCGCGCCTTCATCGCCGCGCACAGGCTCGCCGCCAACAAGATCATGCTACGCGACGACTTCTCGATGCTGCGCAAGATGTTCAACGAGCCGAACGTGCCGATCAACATCGACCTCTGGCTGGAGGAAGGTAACTTGATCGACCTCGGCAATTTCCGGCTCAACGTGATGCACACGCCCGGCCATACCTCGGCCTGCATCACCCTGTTCGACCAGGACAAGGGGCTGTTGTTCGCCTCCGACACGCTGATGCCCGGCGGTGTGATGGGCGGCGTGTTCGGCTCGGGCAGCATTGCCGACTACATCCAGTCGCTGGAGCGGTTGAAGGGGCTGAACTCAAAGATCCTGCTGTCGGGCCACGGACGGCTGTCCGATACGCCGCAGGAGGACGTGCGGATCGCGATCCAGCGCTCGCACGGATTATTGTCGGACACCGCGCAATTGTTCGACGCACTGGATGCACGGGCGAATTTCGAGCCGATCATGCAGTCGGTGCGCGACCTCAACAAGCTCGACGACAACTAG
- a CDS encoding TPM domain-containing protein, translated as MNAARATLLALLLCWASSALALVAVPPLSGRVVDQTGTLTAGDVAALTQRLKDLETRKGSQIAVLIVPTTDGEAIEPFALRVAEAWKVGRKKIDDGALLVIAKNDRRLRIEVGYGLEGALTDATTKRIIDEDITPKFKSGDFAGGVSAGVIRMIGVVNGEKLPEPEPPHWQNVGLLGNIDPFNPLILGFVFVVGGALRAALGRLVGSATAGGFVGFLAWLFVGDIGAALAVGVLAFLIAAFIDLMPSGGGRTGGSWSSGGSGWGRGRSDSGDSGSFSGGGGSFGGGGASGSW; from the coding sequence ATGAATGCTGCAAGAGCTACCCTGCTTGCGCTGCTGCTGTGCTGGGCCTCTTCCGCACTGGCACTCGTCGCGGTGCCGCCCTTGAGCGGACGGGTTGTCGATCAGACCGGCACGCTCACCGCCGGCGACGTCGCCGCGCTGACGCAGCGGCTGAAAGATCTCGAGACGCGAAAGGGCAGCCAGATCGCGGTGCTGATCGTGCCGACAACGGACGGCGAGGCCATCGAGCCATTCGCGCTCCGCGTTGCCGAAGCCTGGAAGGTCGGCCGCAAGAAGATCGACGACGGCGCGCTTCTCGTGATCGCCAAGAACGATCGTCGCTTGCGGATCGAGGTCGGCTACGGCCTCGAGGGCGCGCTCACCGACGCCACCACCAAGCGTATCATCGACGAGGATATCACGCCGAAATTCAAGAGCGGCGATTTCGCCGGCGGCGTTTCGGCGGGCGTTATCAGGATGATCGGGGTCGTCAATGGCGAGAAACTGCCGGAGCCGGAGCCGCCGCACTGGCAAAATGTTGGCCTGCTCGGCAATATCGATCCGTTCAACCCGCTCATCCTCGGCTTCGTATTCGTTGTCGGCGGCGCACTACGGGCTGCGCTCGGCCGTCTCGTCGGCTCGGCGACAGCCGGCGGTTTCGTTGGATTTCTCGCCTGGCTCTTCGTCGGCGACATCGGGGCAGCTTTGGCCGTCGGCGTGTTGGCTTTCCTGATCGCGGCATTCATCGATCTGATGCCGTCCGGCGGTGGCCGCACGGGAGGGAGCTGGTCAAGCGGAGGCAGCGGTTGGGGACGTGGCCGCAGCGATTCGGGCGACAGCGGCAGTTTCAGCGGCGGCGGTGGCAGCTTTGGCGGCGGCGGCGCATCCGGGAGCTGGTAA